The Hippoglossus hippoglossus isolate fHipHip1 chromosome 21, fHipHip1.pri, whole genome shotgun sequence genome contains a region encoding:
- the gpr45 gene encoding probable G-protein coupled receptor 45, with amino-acid sequence MAFCNESLLENCDFMEPEEGLPEEAATPLISVTLRVTLAAIMIFMITIGFLGNAIVCLIVYQKPAMRSAINLLLATLAFSDIMLSLLCMPFTAVTVATADWSFGSGFCRASIMLYWLFVLEGVSILLIISVDRFLIIVQRQDKLTPHRAKLLIAGSWVLSLCVSLPSVVGWRTGAAGIGGAWAPQCVLGYSESVADRGYTVLLAVAVFFVPFTVMLYSYMCILNTVRHNTLRIHNHTGEHSCLPALNQVSKMRLSGLQRPPQVKVDMSFKTRAFTTILILFVGFSVCWLPHTVVSLLAVFSRKFYYSPVFYPISIGALWLSYLKTVFNPVIYCWRIRKFREACQEFIPKSCRLCPKVPGRSRRRVRPSNIYVCSETQSAV; translated from the coding sequence ATGGCTTTCTGTAATGAAAGCCTGCTGGAGAATTGTGACTTCATGGAGCCGGAGGAAGGTTTGCCGGAGGAAGCCGCGACCCCACTGATATCAGTCACTCTGCGTGTGACTCTGGCGGCCATAATGATCTTCATGATTACCATCGGTTTCCTCGGCAATGCCATCGTGTGTCTGATTGTTTACCAGAAACCCGCCATGCGCTCCGCCATCAACCTCCTCCTCGCTACTTTGGCCTTTTCCGACATTatgctctctctgctctgcatgCCCTTCACTGCAGTGACGGTCGCCACTGCCGACTGGAGCTTTGGGAGCGGGTTCTGCCGAGCCTCCATCATGCTGTACTGGCTGTTTGTCCTGGAGGGAGTgtccatcctcctcatcatcagtgTGGACCGATTCCTCATCATTGTACAGCGGCAGGACAAGCTGACTCCACACAGAGCTAAACTGCTGATCGCGGGTTCATGGGTgttgagcctgtgtgtgtccctgccgTCTGTGGTCGGGTGGCGGACGGGCGCAGCAGGTATTGGGGGTGCCTGGGCACCACAGTGTGTTCTGGGATATAGCGAGTCTGTGGCAGACCGTGGGTACACAGTGCTGTTGGCGGTCGCAGTATTCTTCGTGCCATTCACCGTCATGCTGTACTCTTACATGTGCATCCTCAACACGGTACGCCACAACACCCTGCGCATCCACAACCACACCGGTGAGCACTCCTGTCTGCCAGCACTCAACCAAGTCAGCAAGATGAGACTCAGTGGGCTGCAGCGCCCCCCTCAGGTCAAAGTGGACATGAGCTTCAAGACCCGAGCCTTCACCaccatcctcatcctctttGTGGGCTTCTCAGTGTGCTGGCTGCCGCACACCGTGGTCAGCCTGCTGGCCGTGTTCAGCCGAAAGTTTTACTACAGCCCGGTCTTCTACCCAATCAGCATCGGCGCTCTGTGGCTCAGCTACCTGAAGACGGTTTTTAACCCCGTCATCTACTGCTGGAGGATCAGGAAGTTCAGGGAGGCCTGTCAGGAGTTCATTCCCAAAAGCTGCAGACTGTGTCCCAAAGTGCCGGGCAGGAGCCGCAGGAGAGTGAGGCCCAGTAACATTTATGTGTGCAGCGAGACTCAGTCAGCCGTGTGA
- the c21h2orf49 gene encoding ashwin — MAASTEQGRKAVGSSDVDLLLHPELLSQDFMQLILTEKRVSTRDCGSRDRLTELYLRHVIPLPQRTLPDSRWGRRVQRSRGPPDANSSSNDHKRKRPLIVFDSSSSHSGALKVKKPEGTTASTGITDRLKPPPAANLSNPIRKLSGNTSSSSIHCSTDTANLKREANSSVPLKSPEVKKKIQHVTWP, encoded by the exons ATGGCGGCCTCCACAGAACAGGGCAGAAAGGCTGTTGGCAGCTCGGATGTGGATCTGTTATTACACCCTGAGCTGTTGTCCCAAGACTTCATGCAGCTCATTTTAACCGAG AAACGTGTCAGCACCAGAGACTGTGGGAGTCGGGACCGGCTCACGGAGCTCTACCTCCGGCATGTCATCCCGCTGCCGCAGAGGACTCTGCCCGACAGCCGCTGGGGCAGGAGGGTGCAGAGGAGCCGGGGACCACCGGACGCTAACAG CTCCAGTAATGACCACAAGAGGAAAAGGCCTCTGATTGTGTTCGACAGCAGTTCCTCTCATTCCGGCGCCCTGAAAGTGAAGAAACCAGAGGGAACCACCGCGTCAACAGGGATCACGGACAGGTTAaaacctcctccagctgcaAACCTGTCCAACCCCATCCGCAAGCTATCAGGCAACACCTCTTCCTCGTCCATTCATTGCAGCACTGACACAGCAAACCTCAAACGAGAAGCAAACAGCTCG GTTCCACTCAAGTCTCCAGAGGTGAAGAAAAAGATCCAGCATGTGACGTggccctga
- the fhl2a gene encoding four and a half LIM domains protein 2a, translated as MTERYDCHYCKESLFGKKYVLREENPYCVKCYESLYSNTCEECKKPIGCNTRDLSYKDRHWHEDCFKCFQCKRSLVDKPFSTKDDQLLCTECYSNEYSSKCHECKKTIMPGSRKMEHKGNSWHETCFTCQRCQQPIGTKSFIPKDTHNFCVPCYEKQFAMQCVHCKKPITTGGVTYHDQPWHKDCFLCTSCKQQLSGQRFTSRDDFAYCLNCFCNLYAKKCASCTTPISGLGGSKYISFEERQWHNDCFNCKKCSVSLVGRGFLTERDDILCPECGKDI; from the exons ATGACTGAGCGCTACGACTGCCACTACTGCAAGGAGTCCCTGTTTGGGAAGAAGTACGTTCTGAGGGAGGAGAATCCCTACTGTGTGAAATGTTACGAGAGCCTGTACTCCAACACCTGTGAGGAGTGCAAGAAGCCCATCGGCTGCAACACCAGG GATCTGTCCTACAAGGACCGCCACTGGCACGAGGACTGTTTTAAGTGCTTCCAGTGCAAACGCTCGCTGGTGGACAAGCCCTTCTCCACCAAGGATGATCAGCTTCTCTGCACTGAGTGCTACTCCAATGAGTACTCCTCCAAGTGCCACGAGTGCAAGAAGACCATCATGCCAG GCTCCAGGAAAATGGAGCACAAGGGCAACAGCTGGCACGAGACCTGCTTCACCTGCCAGAGATGCCAGCAGCCCATCGGCACCAAGAGCTTCATCCCGAAGGACACCCACAACTTCTGTGTGCCCTGCTACGAGAAGCAGTTTGCAATGCAGTGTGTGCACTGCAAGAAG CCCATCACCACCGGCGGGGTGACCTACCATGACCAGCCCTGGCACAAGGACTGCTTCCTGTGCACCAGCTGCAAGCAGCAGCTGTCTGGCCAGAGGTTCACCTCCAGAGACGACTTCGCTTATTGTCTCAACTGCTTCTGCAACCTTTATGCCAAGAAATGTGCCTCCTGCACCACACCCATCAGCG GTCTTGGAGGCAGCAAGTACATTTCCTTCGAGGAGCGCCAGTGGCACAATGACTGCTTCAACTGCAAGAAGTGCTCTGTGTCCCTGGTGGGACGCGGCTTCCTCACCGAACGCGATGACATCCTATGCCCAGAGTGCGGCAAGGACATCTAA